The following are encoded together in the Glycine max cultivar Williams 82 chromosome 8, Glycine_max_v4.0, whole genome shotgun sequence genome:
- the LOC100815283 gene encoding vacuolar fusion protein CCZ1 homolog A isoform X5 — protein sequence MLEKEPGGGLTRRHLYTFIMDYLRACKKRSPWDTCCCDFLVGKKFILPSFRDCLKERGTVQMLTIGREAAIEVQSLVRVLESSAGNTPWYSLILFQDLLVSTTLSPDDTLNLFTYAVLRLTPHALSSGTSSWSYLLKGSAASNVVTESNMAHPSTMSESFYGSSDISSGEDNHYHVVRPLQSDKWSKGKDGYLVTDLWGAEVGTWVFATPTVWLQQTEEKMYLCVYQHRSLTLMLLIPVSSIPNGEQGVSAVRQQVIENASLKILKVEEKLSKGWGGENAYHVSGYRYLLVDGDRNVSRASPETKVTTLTKESLLAMNKLRQEVESEKSRAKLDSRNCEKDLEMCIRAKNNAWVISRVTRGKELYMVLEKANETLLYASDAAEKFSDRYCNGTFSLY from the exons ATGCTGGAGAAAGAACCCGGTGGAGGACTGACAAGACGGCATTTGTATACCTTTATCATGGATTATCTGAGGG CATGTAAAAAGCGGTCTCCCTGGGATACTTGCTGCTGTG ATTTTCTCGTGGGGAAAAAGTTCATTTTACCATCATTCCGTGATTGCTTAAAGGAACGTGGAACTGTGCAGATGCTGACGATAGGTCGTGAGGCTGCAATTGAGGTTCAG TCCCTTGTCAGGGTGCTTGAATCTTCAGCTGGAAACACTCCCTGGTACTCTTTGATTTTATTTCAAGACCTGCTAGTGTCCACAACTCTATCTCCT GATGACACCTTAAATTTATTCACATATGCTGTGCTAAGGTTGACTCCCCATGCTCTATCTTCTGGAACAAGTTCCTGGTCCTACTTACTGAAAGGAAGTGCTGCATCCAATGTTGTCACTGAGTCTAACATGGCCCATCCAAGCACTATGTCTGAAAGTTTTTATGGCTCATCTGATATATCCTCTGGTGAAGATAACCACTATCATGTTGTGAGGCCCTTACAGAGTGACAAATGGTCTAAAGGAAAAGATGGTTATCTTGTCACTGATTTATGGGGTGCAGAAGTTGGTACGTGGGTGTTTGCCACTCCTACAGTTTGGCTTCAACAGACAGAAGAGAAAATGTATCTCTGTGTTTATCAGCATAGAAGCCTTACTTTGATGCTTCTGATTCCTGTATCATCCATTCCTAATGGGGAGCAAGGTGTGTCGGCAGTGAGGCAGCAAGTTATTGAAAAT GCATCACTTAAAATATTGAAAGTTGAAGAGAAACTATCGAAAGGATGGGGTGGAGAGAATGCATATCATGTTAGTGGGTACCGCTACTTATTAGTAGATGGTGATAGAAATGTATCCAGGGCTTCTCCAGAAACAAAAGTTACAACTTTAACAAAG GAGTCCTTACTTGCTATGAATAAGCTTAGGCAAGAGGTGGAGTCGGAGAAGAGTAGAGCAAAACTGGATAGCCGTAATTGTGAAAAAGATTTAGAGATGTGCATTAGAGCAAAAAATAATGCATGGGTTATTTCTCGAGTCACAAGAGGGAAGGAGCTTTACATGGTTCTAGAGAAAGCCAATGAAACCCTTCTATATGCTTCAGATGCTGCTGAGAAGTTTAGCGACAG GTATTGCAACGGAACATTTTCTCTGTACTAA
- the LOC100815283 gene encoding vacuolar fusion protein CCZ1 homolog B isoform X2 — MGVSSNSKESMELCIFDLRRGQHEGQELDKILFFFPAGLPFSKQLSVIGLSEGLITFTRIFSPDSACEVIEAERHSHVFYEAEPDIWIVIVVEKCNDSEPIWRVDALRKLLKEIHSLFFMFHGSIRAMLEKEPGGGLTRRHLYTFIMDYLRACKKRSPWDTCCCDFLVGKKFILPSFRDCLKERGTVQMLTIGREAAIEVQSLVRVLESSAGNTPWYSLILFQDLLVSTTLSPDDTLNLFTYAVLRLTPHALSSGTSSWSYLLKGSAASNVVTESNMAHPSTMSESFYGSSDISSGEDNHYHVVRPLQSDKWSKGKDGYLVTDLWGAEVGTWVFATPTVWLQQTEEKMYLCVYQHRSLTLMLLIPVSSIPNGEQGVSAVRQQVIENASLKILKVEEKLSKGWGGENAYHVSGYRYLLVDGDRNVSRASPETKVTTLTKESLLAMNKLRQEVESEKSRAKLDSRNCEKDLEMCIRAKNNAWVISRVTRGKELYMVLEKANETLLYASDAAEKFSDRYCNGTFSLY, encoded by the exons ATGGGCGTGTCTTCAAATTCAAAGGAATCGATGGAACTATGCATATTTGATTTGAGGAGAGGCCAACACGAAGGCCAAGAGCTCGATAagatcctcttcttcttccccgCCGGTTTGCCCTTCTCAAAGCAACTCTCCGTCATTGGCCTCAGCGAAGGACTCATCACTTTCACTAG AATCTTCTCTCCAGACTCTGCTTGCGAGGTCATCGAAGCTGAAAGGCATTCTCATGTTTTCTACGAGGCCGAACCCGATATCTGGATAGTCATT GTGGTCGAGAAATGCAATGATTCTGAACCTATATGGAGGGTTGATGCATTAagaaaacttctcaaggaaatTCACTCActttttttcatgtttcatGGATCTATTAGAGCAATGCTGGAGAAAGAACCCGGTGGAGGACTGACAAGACGGCATTTGTATACCTTTATCATGGATTATCTGAGGG CATGTAAAAAGCGGTCTCCCTGGGATACTTGCTGCTGTG ATTTTCTCGTGGGGAAAAAGTTCATTTTACCATCATTCCGTGATTGCTTAAAGGAACGTGGAACTGTGCAGATGCTGACGATAGGTCGTGAGGCTGCAATTGAGGTTCAG TCCCTTGTCAGGGTGCTTGAATCTTCAGCTGGAAACACTCCCTGGTACTCTTTGATTTTATTTCAAGACCTGCTAGTGTCCACAACTCTATCTCCT GATGACACCTTAAATTTATTCACATATGCTGTGCTAAGGTTGACTCCCCATGCTCTATCTTCTGGAACAAGTTCCTGGTCCTACTTACTGAAAGGAAGTGCTGCATCCAATGTTGTCACTGAGTCTAACATGGCCCATCCAAGCACTATGTCTGAAAGTTTTTATGGCTCATCTGATATATCCTCTGGTGAAGATAACCACTATCATGTTGTGAGGCCCTTACAGAGTGACAAATGGTCTAAAGGAAAAGATGGTTATCTTGTCACTGATTTATGGGGTGCAGAAGTTGGTACGTGGGTGTTTGCCACTCCTACAGTTTGGCTTCAACAGACAGAAGAGAAAATGTATCTCTGTGTTTATCAGCATAGAAGCCTTACTTTGATGCTTCTGATTCCTGTATCATCCATTCCTAATGGGGAGCAAGGTGTGTCGGCAGTGAGGCAGCAAGTTATTGAAAAT GCATCACTTAAAATATTGAAAGTTGAAGAGAAACTATCGAAAGGATGGGGTGGAGAGAATGCATATCATGTTAGTGGGTACCGCTACTTATTAGTAGATGGTGATAGAAATGTATCCAGGGCTTCTCCAGAAACAAAAGTTACAACTTTAACAAAG GAGTCCTTACTTGCTATGAATAAGCTTAGGCAAGAGGTGGAGTCGGAGAAGAGTAGAGCAAAACTGGATAGCCGTAATTGTGAAAAAGATTTAGAGATGTGCATTAGAGCAAAAAATAATGCATGGGTTATTTCTCGAGTCACAAGAGGGAAGGAGCTTTACATGGTTCTAGAGAAAGCCAATGAAACCCTTCTATATGCTTCAGATGCTGCTGAGAAGTTTAGCGACAG GTATTGCAACGGAACATTTTCTCTGTACTAA
- the LOC100815283 gene encoding vacuolar fusion protein CCZ1 homolog B isoform X1: MGVSSNSKESMELCIFDLRRGQHEGQELDKILFFFPAGLPFSKQLSVIGLSEGLITFTRIFSPDSACEVIEAERHSHVFYEAEPDIWIVIVVEKCNDSEPIWRVDALRKLLKEIHSLFFMFHGSIRAMLEKEPGGGLTRRHLYTFIMDYLRACKKRSPWDTCCCGNDFLVGKKFILPSFRDCLKERGTVQMLTIGREAAIEVQSLVRVLESSAGNTPWYSLILFQDLLVSTTLSPDDTLNLFTYAVLRLTPHALSSGTSSWSYLLKGSAASNVVTESNMAHPSTMSESFYGSSDISSGEDNHYHVVRPLQSDKWSKGKDGYLVTDLWGAEVGTWVFATPTVWLQQTEEKMYLCVYQHRSLTLMLLIPVSSIPNGEQGVSAVRQQVIENASLKILKVEEKLSKGWGGENAYHVSGYRYLLVDGDRNVSRASPETKVTTLTKESLLAMNKLRQEVESEKSRAKLDSRNCEKDLEMCIRAKNNAWVISRVTRGKELYMVLEKANETLLYASDAAEKFSDRYCNGTFSLY; encoded by the exons ATGGGCGTGTCTTCAAATTCAAAGGAATCGATGGAACTATGCATATTTGATTTGAGGAGAGGCCAACACGAAGGCCAAGAGCTCGATAagatcctcttcttcttccccgCCGGTTTGCCCTTCTCAAAGCAACTCTCCGTCATTGGCCTCAGCGAAGGACTCATCACTTTCACTAG AATCTTCTCTCCAGACTCTGCTTGCGAGGTCATCGAAGCTGAAAGGCATTCTCATGTTTTCTACGAGGCCGAACCCGATATCTGGATAGTCATT GTGGTCGAGAAATGCAATGATTCTGAACCTATATGGAGGGTTGATGCATTAagaaaacttctcaaggaaatTCACTCActttttttcatgtttcatGGATCTATTAGAGCAATGCTGGAGAAAGAACCCGGTGGAGGACTGACAAGACGGCATTTGTATACCTTTATCATGGATTATCTGAGGG CATGTAAAAAGCGGTCTCCCTGGGATACTTGCTGCTGTGGTAATG ATTTTCTCGTGGGGAAAAAGTTCATTTTACCATCATTCCGTGATTGCTTAAAGGAACGTGGAACTGTGCAGATGCTGACGATAGGTCGTGAGGCTGCAATTGAGGTTCAG TCCCTTGTCAGGGTGCTTGAATCTTCAGCTGGAAACACTCCCTGGTACTCTTTGATTTTATTTCAAGACCTGCTAGTGTCCACAACTCTATCTCCT GATGACACCTTAAATTTATTCACATATGCTGTGCTAAGGTTGACTCCCCATGCTCTATCTTCTGGAACAAGTTCCTGGTCCTACTTACTGAAAGGAAGTGCTGCATCCAATGTTGTCACTGAGTCTAACATGGCCCATCCAAGCACTATGTCTGAAAGTTTTTATGGCTCATCTGATATATCCTCTGGTGAAGATAACCACTATCATGTTGTGAGGCCCTTACAGAGTGACAAATGGTCTAAAGGAAAAGATGGTTATCTTGTCACTGATTTATGGGGTGCAGAAGTTGGTACGTGGGTGTTTGCCACTCCTACAGTTTGGCTTCAACAGACAGAAGAGAAAATGTATCTCTGTGTTTATCAGCATAGAAGCCTTACTTTGATGCTTCTGATTCCTGTATCATCCATTCCTAATGGGGAGCAAGGTGTGTCGGCAGTGAGGCAGCAAGTTATTGAAAAT GCATCACTTAAAATATTGAAAGTTGAAGAGAAACTATCGAAAGGATGGGGTGGAGAGAATGCATATCATGTTAGTGGGTACCGCTACTTATTAGTAGATGGTGATAGAAATGTATCCAGGGCTTCTCCAGAAACAAAAGTTACAACTTTAACAAAG GAGTCCTTACTTGCTATGAATAAGCTTAGGCAAGAGGTGGAGTCGGAGAAGAGTAGAGCAAAACTGGATAGCCGTAATTGTGAAAAAGATTTAGAGATGTGCATTAGAGCAAAAAATAATGCATGGGTTATTTCTCGAGTCACAAGAGGGAAGGAGCTTTACATGGTTCTAGAGAAAGCCAATGAAACCCTTCTATATGCTTCAGATGCTGCTGAGAAGTTTAGCGACAG GTATTGCAACGGAACATTTTCTCTGTACTAA
- the LOC100815283 gene encoding vacuolar fusion protein CCZ1 homolog A isoform X4, which yields MLEKEPGGGLTRRHLYTFIMDYLRACKKRSPWDTCCCGNDFLVGKKFILPSFRDCLKERGTVQMLTIGREAAIEVQSLVRVLESSAGNTPWYSLILFQDLLVSTTLSPDDTLNLFTYAVLRLTPHALSSGTSSWSYLLKGSAASNVVTESNMAHPSTMSESFYGSSDISSGEDNHYHVVRPLQSDKWSKGKDGYLVTDLWGAEVGTWVFATPTVWLQQTEEKMYLCVYQHRSLTLMLLIPVSSIPNGEQGVSAVRQQVIENASLKILKVEEKLSKGWGGENAYHVSGYRYLLVDGDRNVSRASPETKVTTLTKESLLAMNKLRQEVESEKSRAKLDSRNCEKDLEMCIRAKNNAWVISRVTRGKELYMVLEKANETLLYASDAAEKFSDRYCNGTFSLY from the exons ATGCTGGAGAAAGAACCCGGTGGAGGACTGACAAGACGGCATTTGTATACCTTTATCATGGATTATCTGAGGG CATGTAAAAAGCGGTCTCCCTGGGATACTTGCTGCTGTGGTAATG ATTTTCTCGTGGGGAAAAAGTTCATTTTACCATCATTCCGTGATTGCTTAAAGGAACGTGGAACTGTGCAGATGCTGACGATAGGTCGTGAGGCTGCAATTGAGGTTCAG TCCCTTGTCAGGGTGCTTGAATCTTCAGCTGGAAACACTCCCTGGTACTCTTTGATTTTATTTCAAGACCTGCTAGTGTCCACAACTCTATCTCCT GATGACACCTTAAATTTATTCACATATGCTGTGCTAAGGTTGACTCCCCATGCTCTATCTTCTGGAACAAGTTCCTGGTCCTACTTACTGAAAGGAAGTGCTGCATCCAATGTTGTCACTGAGTCTAACATGGCCCATCCAAGCACTATGTCTGAAAGTTTTTATGGCTCATCTGATATATCCTCTGGTGAAGATAACCACTATCATGTTGTGAGGCCCTTACAGAGTGACAAATGGTCTAAAGGAAAAGATGGTTATCTTGTCACTGATTTATGGGGTGCAGAAGTTGGTACGTGGGTGTTTGCCACTCCTACAGTTTGGCTTCAACAGACAGAAGAGAAAATGTATCTCTGTGTTTATCAGCATAGAAGCCTTACTTTGATGCTTCTGATTCCTGTATCATCCATTCCTAATGGGGAGCAAGGTGTGTCGGCAGTGAGGCAGCAAGTTATTGAAAAT GCATCACTTAAAATATTGAAAGTTGAAGAGAAACTATCGAAAGGATGGGGTGGAGAGAATGCATATCATGTTAGTGGGTACCGCTACTTATTAGTAGATGGTGATAGAAATGTATCCAGGGCTTCTCCAGAAACAAAAGTTACAACTTTAACAAAG GAGTCCTTACTTGCTATGAATAAGCTTAGGCAAGAGGTGGAGTCGGAGAAGAGTAGAGCAAAACTGGATAGCCGTAATTGTGAAAAAGATTTAGAGATGTGCATTAGAGCAAAAAATAATGCATGGGTTATTTCTCGAGTCACAAGAGGGAAGGAGCTTTACATGGTTCTAGAGAAAGCCAATGAAACCCTTCTATATGCTTCAGATGCTGCTGAGAAGTTTAGCGACAG GTATTGCAACGGAACATTTTCTCTGTACTAA
- the LOC100815813 gene encoding protein RGF1 INDUCIBLE TRANSCRIPTION FACTOR 1: MGGQNLSPKERSRDWIGVLMNSCFGYCDYHHDLRSNEMNVFCVDCALRMCRHCKEAHSLHRRFQIYKYSYQDVFRHAELQKYFDCSKIQTYISNNERIVHLKPRPSITKSKSADLSPDSKSKETGIATRPKSGGTCEECGKHLQDERNRFCSITCKISVHPVETQNQFQSQCSQNHQSARGIITPKPQGIDFTMNDNHNSEPESSISEAEPYGWVEVVNFRKRPRKSIPQRPVFVFTS, translated from the exons ATG GGGGGGCAGAATCTTTCCCCAAAGGAAAGGAGTAGAGATTGGATTGGAGTTCTTATGAACAGCTGCTTTGGTTATTGCGATTATCACCATGACCTTCGATCTAATGAGATGAATGTGTTCTGCGTAGACTGTGCACTTAGGATGTGTAGGCACTGTAAGGAAGCTCATTCCCTACATAGAAGGTTTCAGATTTACAAATATTCCTACCAGGATGTCTTCCGCCATGCCGAGCTGCAGAAGTATTTTGATTGCTCCAAAATTCAG ACTTACATATCCAATAATGAAAGGATTGTGCATCTCAAACCTCGGCCTTCAATCACCAAATCTAAATCTGCTGATCTAAGCCCCGACTCTAAATCCAAAGAAACCGGCATAGCAACAAGACCAAAGTCAGGTGGCACGTGTGAAGAATGTGGAAAACACTTACAAGATGAGCGTAATCGCTTCTGCTCCATTACATGCAAG ATCTCAGTGCATCCAGTGGAGACCCAAAACCAATTTCAAAGTCAATGTTCACAAAACCACCAAAGTGCTAGAGGCATCATCACTCCAAAACCTCAAGGCATTGACTTTACAATGAATGATAACCATAATTCAGAACCGGAGTCATCTATCTCTGAAGCTGAGCCATATGGGTGGGTTGAAGTTGTGAATTTCAGAAAGCGTCCTAGGAAAAGTATCCCGCAGAGGCCTGTCTTTGTTTTCACGTCTTAG
- the LOC100815283 gene encoding vacuolar fusion protein CCZ1 homolog B isoform X6: MLEKEPGGGLTRRHLYTFIMDYLRDFLVGKKFILPSFRDCLKERGTVQMLTIGREAAIEVQSLVRVLESSAGNTPWYSLILFQDLLVSTTLSPDDTLNLFTYAVLRLTPHALSSGTSSWSYLLKGSAASNVVTESNMAHPSTMSESFYGSSDISSGEDNHYHVVRPLQSDKWSKGKDGYLVTDLWGAEVGTWVFATPTVWLQQTEEKMYLCVYQHRSLTLMLLIPVSSIPNGEQGVSAVRQQVIENASLKILKVEEKLSKGWGGENAYHVSGYRYLLVDGDRNVSRASPETKVTTLTKESLLAMNKLRQEVESEKSRAKLDSRNCEKDLEMCIRAKNNAWVISRVTRGKELYMVLEKANETLLYASDAAEKFSDRYCNGTFSLY; encoded by the exons ATGCTGGAGAAAGAACCCGGTGGAGGACTGACAAGACGGCATTTGTATACCTTTATCATGGATTATCTGAGGG ATTTTCTCGTGGGGAAAAAGTTCATTTTACCATCATTCCGTGATTGCTTAAAGGAACGTGGAACTGTGCAGATGCTGACGATAGGTCGTGAGGCTGCAATTGAGGTTCAG TCCCTTGTCAGGGTGCTTGAATCTTCAGCTGGAAACACTCCCTGGTACTCTTTGATTTTATTTCAAGACCTGCTAGTGTCCACAACTCTATCTCCT GATGACACCTTAAATTTATTCACATATGCTGTGCTAAGGTTGACTCCCCATGCTCTATCTTCTGGAACAAGTTCCTGGTCCTACTTACTGAAAGGAAGTGCTGCATCCAATGTTGTCACTGAGTCTAACATGGCCCATCCAAGCACTATGTCTGAAAGTTTTTATGGCTCATCTGATATATCCTCTGGTGAAGATAACCACTATCATGTTGTGAGGCCCTTACAGAGTGACAAATGGTCTAAAGGAAAAGATGGTTATCTTGTCACTGATTTATGGGGTGCAGAAGTTGGTACGTGGGTGTTTGCCACTCCTACAGTTTGGCTTCAACAGACAGAAGAGAAAATGTATCTCTGTGTTTATCAGCATAGAAGCCTTACTTTGATGCTTCTGATTCCTGTATCATCCATTCCTAATGGGGAGCAAGGTGTGTCGGCAGTGAGGCAGCAAGTTATTGAAAAT GCATCACTTAAAATATTGAAAGTTGAAGAGAAACTATCGAAAGGATGGGGTGGAGAGAATGCATATCATGTTAGTGGGTACCGCTACTTATTAGTAGATGGTGATAGAAATGTATCCAGGGCTTCTCCAGAAACAAAAGTTACAACTTTAACAAAG GAGTCCTTACTTGCTATGAATAAGCTTAGGCAAGAGGTGGAGTCGGAGAAGAGTAGAGCAAAACTGGATAGCCGTAATTGTGAAAAAGATTTAGAGATGTGCATTAGAGCAAAAAATAATGCATGGGTTATTTCTCGAGTCACAAGAGGGAAGGAGCTTTACATGGTTCTAGAGAAAGCCAATGAAACCCTTCTATATGCTTCAGATGCTGCTGAGAAGTTTAGCGACAG GTATTGCAACGGAACATTTTCTCTGTACTAA
- the LOC100815283 gene encoding vacuolar fusion protein CCZ1 homolog B isoform X3 — translation MGVSSNSKESMELCIFDLRRGQHEGQELDKILFFFPAGLPFSKQLSVIGLSEGLITFTRIFSPDSACEVIEAERHSHVFYEAEPDIWIVIVVEKCNDSEPIWRVDALRKLLKEIHSLFFMFHGSIRAMLEKEPGGGLTRRHLYTFIMDYLRDFLVGKKFILPSFRDCLKERGTVQMLTIGREAAIEVQSLVRVLESSAGNTPWYSLILFQDLLVSTTLSPDDTLNLFTYAVLRLTPHALSSGTSSWSYLLKGSAASNVVTESNMAHPSTMSESFYGSSDISSGEDNHYHVVRPLQSDKWSKGKDGYLVTDLWGAEVGTWVFATPTVWLQQTEEKMYLCVYQHRSLTLMLLIPVSSIPNGEQGVSAVRQQVIENASLKILKVEEKLSKGWGGENAYHVSGYRYLLVDGDRNVSRASPETKVTTLTKESLLAMNKLRQEVESEKSRAKLDSRNCEKDLEMCIRAKNNAWVISRVTRGKELYMVLEKANETLLYASDAAEKFSDRYCNGTFSLY, via the exons ATGGGCGTGTCTTCAAATTCAAAGGAATCGATGGAACTATGCATATTTGATTTGAGGAGAGGCCAACACGAAGGCCAAGAGCTCGATAagatcctcttcttcttccccgCCGGTTTGCCCTTCTCAAAGCAACTCTCCGTCATTGGCCTCAGCGAAGGACTCATCACTTTCACTAG AATCTTCTCTCCAGACTCTGCTTGCGAGGTCATCGAAGCTGAAAGGCATTCTCATGTTTTCTACGAGGCCGAACCCGATATCTGGATAGTCATT GTGGTCGAGAAATGCAATGATTCTGAACCTATATGGAGGGTTGATGCATTAagaaaacttctcaaggaaatTCACTCActttttttcatgtttcatGGATCTATTAGAGCAATGCTGGAGAAAGAACCCGGTGGAGGACTGACAAGACGGCATTTGTATACCTTTATCATGGATTATCTGAGGG ATTTTCTCGTGGGGAAAAAGTTCATTTTACCATCATTCCGTGATTGCTTAAAGGAACGTGGAACTGTGCAGATGCTGACGATAGGTCGTGAGGCTGCAATTGAGGTTCAG TCCCTTGTCAGGGTGCTTGAATCTTCAGCTGGAAACACTCCCTGGTACTCTTTGATTTTATTTCAAGACCTGCTAGTGTCCACAACTCTATCTCCT GATGACACCTTAAATTTATTCACATATGCTGTGCTAAGGTTGACTCCCCATGCTCTATCTTCTGGAACAAGTTCCTGGTCCTACTTACTGAAAGGAAGTGCTGCATCCAATGTTGTCACTGAGTCTAACATGGCCCATCCAAGCACTATGTCTGAAAGTTTTTATGGCTCATCTGATATATCCTCTGGTGAAGATAACCACTATCATGTTGTGAGGCCCTTACAGAGTGACAAATGGTCTAAAGGAAAAGATGGTTATCTTGTCACTGATTTATGGGGTGCAGAAGTTGGTACGTGGGTGTTTGCCACTCCTACAGTTTGGCTTCAACAGACAGAAGAGAAAATGTATCTCTGTGTTTATCAGCATAGAAGCCTTACTTTGATGCTTCTGATTCCTGTATCATCCATTCCTAATGGGGAGCAAGGTGTGTCGGCAGTGAGGCAGCAAGTTATTGAAAAT GCATCACTTAAAATATTGAAAGTTGAAGAGAAACTATCGAAAGGATGGGGTGGAGAGAATGCATATCATGTTAGTGGGTACCGCTACTTATTAGTAGATGGTGATAGAAATGTATCCAGGGCTTCTCCAGAAACAAAAGTTACAACTTTAACAAAG GAGTCCTTACTTGCTATGAATAAGCTTAGGCAAGAGGTGGAGTCGGAGAAGAGTAGAGCAAAACTGGATAGCCGTAATTGTGAAAAAGATTTAGAGATGTGCATTAGAGCAAAAAATAATGCATGGGTTATTTCTCGAGTCACAAGAGGGAAGGAGCTTTACATGGTTCTAGAGAAAGCCAATGAAACCCTTCTATATGCTTCAGATGCTGCTGAGAAGTTTAGCGACAG GTATTGCAACGGAACATTTTCTCTGTACTAA